In a genomic window of Acropora muricata isolate sample 2 chromosome 2, ASM3666990v1, whole genome shotgun sequence:
- the LOC136902237 gene encoding histamine H2 receptor-like, producing the protein MFNFTNFTRGSLQSESLLFCSAEVTAELHIQLKLLAVFYFVTAITATVGNVLILIALRKRTSLHPPSKVLFRSLAATDLCVGVFVQPCKVTYFLSVVHGKWQTCHLTYSLTYGLGSVLAGVSLWTLSAISVDRLLALLLGLRYQQVVTLKRVYAAVIAFWVISFTNVWIPVWNTTVWEIIATATSSLCLLVSFYCYCRIFCGLRRHQSLIIAEQENQTTQINLKRYRKAVSSAVWVQFALFLCYFPYLLVSPFAYQELRMRQSSAFYLTLEITVLFIYFNSSLNPILYCWKIAEVRQAVKEILRTLVCSSNQ; encoded by the coding sequence atgtttaactTCACAAATTTCACGAGAGGTTCGCTGCAATCAGAGAGCCTACTGTTTTGCTCGGCAGAAGTAACCGCCGAATTACACATCCAGTTGAAACTTCTTGCAGTGTTCTACTTTGTTACCGCTATAACTGCAACTGTGGGAAATGTTCTGATCTTAATTGCCCTTCGCAAGAGAACCTCGCTTCATCCGCCATCGAAAGTTCTGTTTCGCAGTCTGGCCGCAACTGACCTCTGTGTTGGTGTCTTTGTGCAACCGTGTAAAGTTACTTACTTTCTTTCAGTAGTGCATGGCAAATGGCAAACTTGTCATTTGACCTATTCCCTGACGTATGGACTAGGTTCGGTTCTTGCCGGAGTGTCCTTATGGACACTATCAGCAATAAGCGTAGACAGACTTCTGGCCCTGTTACTTGGACTCAGATACCAACAAGTTGTAACTCTCAAGCGAGTGTATGCTGCTGTGATCGCCTTTTGGGTCATTTCATTTACTAATGTGTGGATTCCCGTCTGGAACACAACAGTGTGGGAAATTATTGCAACTGCTACTTCATCTCTGTGCCTTTTGGTATCTTTTTATTGTTACTGTAGGATTTTTTGCGGGCTGCGTCGCCATCAAAGCCTCATCATTGCAGAGCAGGAGAATCAAACGActcaaataaatttaaaacgATACAGAAAGGCTGTATCCAGTGCAGTGTGGGTGCAATTTGCTTTATTCTTGTgttattttccttatttactTGTGTCACCATTCGCTTATCAAGAATTACGAATGAGACAATCATCAGCTTTTTACCTTACGCTGGAGATAACAgtgctttttatttattttaactCTTCGTTAAACCCAATTCTTTACTGTTGGAAGATCGCAGAAGTCAGACAAGCTGTGAAGGAAATATTAAGGACGCTGGTTTGTTCTTCAAATCAATAG
- the LOC136902269 gene encoding histamine H2 receptor-like, with amino-acid sequence MAMTNVSDRRHQLFDDFQKFCSAGFMASFQIQLIQVSIFNIVFAITAIVGNSLILVALHEQTTLHPPSKVLLRSLAATDFCVGVFVAPIRVAYWMTLVKEKWHICVYIFRTARATTISLCSISLFVLTATSVDRFLALSLGLRYRQVVTLMRVYAVVITLWVLSIAATTISFFVESIRFLSIATVTLSCLLTCIYFNTRIILRLRHHQTKIHVDAGEQPNQIARFKKTVNSVLWLQFALVVCYLPCGVVMAVNHRESLSGKELPTSLAEEISLTLVYFNSSLNPILYCWKIKEVRRAVKVTLGKLIPQFAE; translated from the coding sequence atggcGATGACAAATGTTAGCGATAGGCGTCATCAACTATTTGACGACTTTCAAAAGTTTTGCTCGGCTGGATTCATGGCTAGTTTTCAAATCCAGTTAATAcaagtttcaattttcaacatcgttTTCGCTATAACTGCAATTGTGGGAAATTCTCTGATTCTCGTTGCACTCCACGAGCAAACCACGCTTCATCCGCCTTCCAAAGTCCTTCTCCGCAGCCTGGCGGCCACTGATTTCTGCGTCGGAGTTTTTGTTGCGCCTATTCGCGTTGCGTACTGGATGACTTTGGTGAAAGAAAAGTGGCACATTTGTGTTTATATCTTCCGTACGGCTCGTGCAACGACCATCAGTTTGTGTTCTATCTCTCtgtttgttttgaccgccacaAGTGTTGACAGATTCCTCGCTTTGTCCTTAGGGCTCAGGTACAGACAAGTTGTAACCCTCATGCGAGTGTACGCAGTTGTAATCACTTTGTGGGTTCTTTCAATCGCTGCTACTACCATCTCGTTTTTTGTCGAATCCATCAGATTCCTTTCCATCGCAACTGTAACTCTTAGCTGTCTGCTAACATGCATCTACTTCAATACGAGGATTATCCTCCGGCTTCGGCATCATCAGACGAAAATTCACGTAGACGCTGGAGAACAACCCAATCAAATAGCACGGTTCAAAAAGACGGTGAATAGTGTTTTATGGCTGCAGTTCGCATTGGTTGTTTGTTATTTGCCGTGTGGTGTCGTGATGGCTGTCAACCATCGCGAGAGCCTCAGCGGCAAGGAATTACCAACGTCGCTTGCCGAGGAAATCTCCTTGACTTTAGTTTACTTTAACTCGTCTTTAAACCCAATTCTTTATTGTTGGAAGATAAAGGAAGTGAGACGAGCAGTAAAGGTCACATTGGGAAAATTAATTCCACAGTTTGCCGAATAA